From Mycolicibacterium nivoides, a single genomic window includes:
- a CDS encoding cytochrome b, producing the protein MSPDLAKIAAAQGDAIDSRYHPSAAVRRQLNKVFPTHWSFLLGEIALYSFIVLLITGVWLTLFFDPSMAHVTYDGVYQPLRGVQMSRAYESALDISFEVRGGLFVRQIHHWAALMFAASIMVHMARIFFTGAFRRPREANWVIGSLLLILAMFEGYFGYSLPDDLLSGIGLRAALSSITLGMPIIGTWLHWALFGGDFPGEILIPRLYALHILLIPGIILALIGAHMALVWFQKHTQFPGPGRTEHNVVGVRVMPVFAVKSGAFFAMITGVLGLMGGLLTINPIWNLGPYKPSQISAGSQPDFYMMWTEGLARIWPAWEFYPFGHTIPAVVWVALIMGGVFGLLIAYPFIERKVTGDDAHHNLLQRPRDVPVRTAIGAMAIAFYMVLTLAAMNDIIALKFHISLNATTWIGRIGMVVLPGIVYFIAYRWAISLQRSDRAVLEHGIETGIIKRLPHGAYVELHQPLGPVDDHGHPIPLEYQGAALPKRMNKLGSAGSPGTGSFLFADPAVEHDALTEAAHASEHKALTALREQQERNGNGETNGHH; encoded by the coding sequence ATGAGCCCTGACCTTGCCAAGATCGCAGCGGCACAAGGCGATGCGATCGATTCCCGTTACCACCCCTCGGCCGCGGTACGCCGCCAGCTGAACAAGGTGTTCCCCACCCACTGGTCCTTCCTGCTGGGTGAGATCGCGCTGTACAGCTTCATCGTGCTGTTGATCACCGGTGTCTGGCTGACGTTGTTCTTCGATCCGTCGATGGCGCACGTCACCTACGACGGTGTGTACCAGCCGCTCCGCGGTGTGCAGATGTCGCGGGCCTACGAGTCCGCACTCGACATCAGCTTCGAGGTCCGCGGCGGTCTGTTCGTCCGCCAGATCCACCACTGGGCCGCACTGATGTTCGCCGCGTCGATCATGGTGCACATGGCGCGCATCTTCTTCACCGGTGCGTTCCGCCGCCCGCGTGAGGCCAACTGGGTGATCGGCTCGCTGCTGCTCATCCTGGCGATGTTCGAGGGCTACTTCGGCTACTCGCTGCCCGACGATCTGCTGTCCGGTATCGGTCTGCGCGCTGCGCTGTCCTCGATCACCCTGGGCATGCCGATCATCGGAACCTGGCTGCACTGGGCGCTGTTCGGCGGGGACTTCCCCGGCGAGATCCTGATCCCGCGCCTGTACGCGCTGCACATCCTGCTGATCCCGGGCATCATCCTGGCCCTCATCGGCGCGCACATGGCGCTGGTGTGGTTCCAGAAGCACACCCAGTTCCCCGGCCCCGGCCGCACCGAGCACAACGTGGTCGGCGTGCGCGTCATGCCGGTGTTCGCGGTGAAGTCCGGTGCGTTCTTCGCGATGATCACCGGTGTGCTCGGCCTCATGGGCGGCCTGCTGACGATCAACCCGATCTGGAACCTGGGCCCCTACAAGCCGTCTCAGATCTCGGCGGGTAGCCAGCCCGACTTCTACATGATGTGGACCGAAGGCCTGGCGCGTATCTGGCCGGCCTGGGAGTTCTACCCCTTCGGCCACACCATCCCCGCGGTGGTCTGGGTCGCGTTGATCATGGGCGGTGTCTTCGGCCTGCTGATCGCCTACCCCTTCATCGAGCGCAAGGTGACCGGCGACGACGCGCACCACAACCTGCTGCAGCGTCCGCGTGACGTTCCGGTGCGTACCGCGATCGGTGCCATGGCGATCGCGTTCTACATGGTGCTGACACTGGCCGCGATGAACGACATCATCGCGCTCAAGTTCCACATCTCGCTGAACGCGACCACGTGGATCGGCCGTATCGGCATGGTGGTGCTGCCGGGCATCGTGTACTTCATCGCGTACCGGTGGGCAATCTCGTTGCAGCGCAGCGACCGTGCGGTGCTGGAGCACGGCATCGAGACCGGCATCATCAAGCGCCTGCCGCACGGTGCCTACGTCGAGCTGCACCAGCCGCTGGGACCGGTCGACGACCACGGCCACCCGATCCCGCTGGAGTACCAGGGTGCTGCTCTGCCGAAGCGGATGAACAAGCTCGGATCGGCCGGCTCGCCGGGCACCGGCAGCTTCCTGTTCGCCGATCCGGCGGTCGAGCACGATGCGCTCACCGAGGCCGCACACGCCTCCGAGCACAAGGCACTGACCGCCCTGCGCGAACAGCAGGAGCGAAATGGCAACGGGGAGACCAACGGTCACCACTGA
- a CDS encoding LpqN/LpqT family lipoprotein, which produces MTGPHKAINDYITENKIAETPFKPNDPGPPDFDFPFPPDRSSAGARRGAIVYGKPADPADPPAIIAIARRTARATVWAVRATSLVCPGVWSCVSALCRTGRFRSGFGVADDLSARRARTAFRTQGHLAVAVIAAGLGTST; this is translated from the coding sequence ATCACCGGTCCGCACAAGGCGATCAACGACTACATCACCGAGAACAAGATCGCCGAGACACCGTTCAAGCCCAACGATCCCGGCCCACCGGATTTCGACTTCCCGTTCCCACCGGACCGGAGTAGCGCGGGGGCAAGACGCGGTGCCATCGTCTACGGCAAGCCGGCGGATCCGGCCGATCCACCGGCCATCATCGCCATCGCTCGGAGAACAGCCCGAGCAACAGTCTGGGCGGTTCGGGCAACATCCCTTGTCTGCCCGGGCGTTTGGTCCTGTGTCTCGGCGCTCTGCAGAACAGGCCGATTCCGTTCCGGGTTCGGCGTTGCAGACGACCTATCCGCCCGCCGGGCCCGCACCGCGTTCAGGACCCAAGGGCACCTGGCCGTAGCCGTCATCGCCGCCGGGCTCGGGACCTCCACATAA
- a CDS encoding DUF2561 family protein: MSGPSSELDNTDRVLLGACAAVWLAALGAGVAAVVALVDLGRSHPQGSESADTPWVLYTVIGLSVLVIAGAVPLLLRARAQADNRQPGGRRPLPPARSPRPIGGSYRAAPVAMSRYTAGTGAATAATEAVWLRFTLAVTCAIGLGTAAIGLATYLMATGSNVAAWCLYGLAGLVTAGIVALPIVALRQLDALRS; this comes from the coding sequence ATGTCCGGGCCAAGCAGCGAACTCGACAACACCGACCGGGTTTTGCTGGGCGCATGCGCCGCGGTCTGGCTCGCTGCGCTGGGTGCCGGGGTGGCCGCTGTCGTCGCCCTGGTGGATCTCGGCCGCAGTCATCCGCAGGGATCTGAGAGTGCTGACACCCCGTGGGTGCTCTACACCGTGATCGGCCTGTCGGTGCTGGTGATCGCCGGGGCGGTGCCGTTGCTGCTGCGCGCCCGGGCCCAGGCCGACAACCGCCAGCCCGGTGGACGGCGACCCCTGCCGCCCGCCCGGTCACCGCGCCCGATCGGGGGCAGCTACCGGGCCGCCCCGGTCGCGATGAGTCGCTACACCGCGGGCACCGGTGCGGCGACCGCCGCCACCGAAGCGGTGTGGCTGCGGTTCACCTTGGCGGTCACCTGCGCCATCGGTCTGGGTACCGCGGCCATCGGGCTGGCCACCTATCTGATGGCGACCGGCAGCAATGTGGCGGCCTGGTGCCTCTACGGCCTGGCCGGGTTGGTCACCGCGGGCATCGTCGCGCTGCCGATCGTCGCGCTGCGACAGCTCGACGCGTTGCGGTCCTGA
- a CDS encoding cytochrome c oxidase subunit 4: MHIEARLFEILTAFFALSAVLYGVLTAMFATGGVEWAGTTALVLTTGLTLITGTFFRFVARRLDTRPEDYEDAEISDGAGELGFYSPHSWWPILIALSFSVAAVGAALWLPWLIVAGVCFVLTAVGGLVFEYYWGPEKH, encoded by the coding sequence ATGCATATTGAAGCTCGACTGTTCGAGATCCTCACGGCTTTCTTCGCCCTGTCGGCGGTGCTGTACGGCGTGCTGACGGCGATGTTCGCCACCGGTGGCGTCGAGTGGGCCGGTACCACCGCGCTCGTGCTCACCACCGGCCTGACCTTGATCACCGGCACCTTCTTCCGCTTCGTGGCGCGTCGTCTCGACACCCGCCCCGAGGACTACGAAGACGCCGAGATCAGTGACGGCGCAGGGGAACTGGGCTTCTACTCGCCGCACAGCTGGTGGCCCATCCTGATCGCGCTGTCTTTCTCGGTCGCCGCTGTGGGCGCCGCCCTGTGGCTTCCCTGGCTGATCGTCGCAGGCGTCTGCTTCGTGCTGACAGCTGTCGGCGGCCTGGTCTTCGAGTACTACTGGGGACCTGAGAAGCACTGA
- a CDS encoding cytochrome c oxidase subunit II, with amino-acid sequence MTPRGLKKVARAALLTIVLGGSALLLSGCSWQDALALGWPTGITPEGKLNRELWIGSVIASFVVGAIVWALIFWSSAFHRKKKGDTELPRQFGYNMPLELVLTVIPFLIISVLFYFTVVVQERMLHKDPNPEVVIDVTAFQWNWKFGYQKIDYADGTFDYDGVDAERKAAMTSKPEGKDEHGQERVGAVRGLNPEDRTYLNFDKVETLGTSTEIPVLVLPAGKRVEFQLNSADVIHGFWVPEFLFKRDVMPEPKANNSDNIFQVSKIEQTGAFVGRCTEMCGTYHSMMNFEVRVVEPNDFKAYMDQRTAGKTNAEALAAINQEPLAVTTHPFDTRRGEQAPQASK; translated from the coding sequence GTGACACCTCGCGGGCTTAAGAAGGTGGCCCGAGCGGCGTTGTTGACCATTGTCCTGGGTGGCTCAGCCCTCTTGCTGAGCGGCTGCAGCTGGCAGGACGCACTCGCGCTCGGTTGGCCGACCGGAATCACCCCAGAGGGCAAACTCAACCGAGAGCTGTGGATCGGCTCCGTGATTGCGTCCTTCGTGGTGGGCGCCATCGTGTGGGCCCTGATCTTCTGGTCCAGTGCATTCCACCGGAAGAAGAAGGGCGACACCGAGCTGCCGCGCCAGTTCGGCTACAACATGCCGCTGGAGCTGGTGCTGACGGTCATCCCGTTCCTCATCATCTCGGTGCTGTTCTACTTCACCGTGGTGGTCCAGGAGCGCATGCTCCACAAGGACCCCAACCCCGAGGTCGTCATCGACGTGACCGCCTTCCAGTGGAACTGGAAGTTCGGCTACCAGAAGATCGACTACGCCGACGGCACATTCGATTACGACGGTGTCGACGCCGAGCGCAAGGCCGCGATGACGTCCAAGCCGGAGGGCAAGGACGAGCACGGCCAGGAGCGCGTGGGCGCGGTGCGCGGCCTCAACCCCGAGGACCGCACCTACCTGAACTTCGACAAGGTCGAGACGCTGGGCACCTCCACGGAGATCCCGGTGCTGGTGCTCCCGGCGGGCAAGCGCGTCGAGTTCCAGCTCAACTCCGCGGACGTGATCCACGGTTTCTGGGTGCCGGAGTTCCTCTTCAAGCGCGACGTGATGCCGGAGCCGAAGGCCAACAACTCGGACAACATCTTCCAGGTCAGCAAGATCGAGCAGACCGGTGCGTTCGTCGGACGCTGCACCGAGATGTGCGGTACCTACCACTCGATGATGAACTTCGAGGTCCGGGTCGTCGAACCCAATGACTTCAAGGCCTACATGGATCAGCGCACGGCAGGCAAGACCAACGCCGAGGCTTTGGCGGCGATCAACCAGGAGCCGTTGGCTGTCACGACCCACCCGTTTGACACCCGACGCGGTGAGCAGGCACCGCAGGCGAGCAAGTAG
- the asnB gene encoding asparagine synthase (glutamine-hydrolyzing) has translation MCGLLALVTAPTGSNPGDASPDAGSRLVDAVANASHLMRHRGPDEPGTWADTTGDGPDGTVVLGFNRLSIIDIAHSHQPLRWGPADAPDRYVLVFNGEIYNYLELREALRSEFGAVFHTDGDGEAIVAAYHYWGTDALNRLRGMFAFALWDTVERELFCARDPFGIKPLFMATGPGGTAVGSEKKCLLDLAGPLGLDLGIDERAVQHYTVLQYVPEPETLHRGIRRLESGSYARLRPGGRPEVTRYFVPKFNAVPFVKGSEQSRYDEITAALEDSVAKHMRADVTVGAFLSGGIDSTAIAALAMRHNPRLITFTTGFEREGFSEVDVAVASAEAIGARHVAKVVSPAEFVEALPEIVWYLDEPVADPALVPLFFIAREARKHVKVVLSGEGADELFGGYTIYREPLSLRPFDYLPRPVRKSLGKASKPLPEGMRGKSLLHRGSLTLEERYYGNARSFSDEQLRAVLPGFRQEWTHTDVTAPVYAASQGWDPVARMQHIDLFTWLRGDILVKADKMTMANSLELRVPFLDPEVFAVASRLPVDQKITRSTTKYALRRALEPIVPAHVLNRPKLGFPVPIRHWLRAGELMDWAYAMTASSGAGEYVDLAAVRTMLDEHRSGVSDHSRRLWTVLIFMLWHAIFVEHSVTPQIKEPHYPVQL, from the coding sequence GTGTGCGGACTGCTCGCCTTGGTAACTGCCCCTACCGGATCCAACCCGGGTGACGCCTCCCCCGACGCCGGATCTCGGCTGGTCGACGCGGTGGCGAACGCTTCCCACCTGATGCGGCACCGGGGCCCCGACGAGCCCGGCACCTGGGCCGACACGACCGGCGACGGGCCCGACGGCACCGTGGTGCTCGGCTTCAACAGGCTCTCGATCATCGACATCGCGCACAGCCACCAGCCACTGCGGTGGGGACCTGCCGACGCACCGGACCGGTACGTGCTCGTGTTCAACGGCGAGATCTACAACTATCTGGAACTTCGTGAGGCCCTGCGGTCCGAGTTCGGTGCTGTATTTCACACCGACGGCGACGGCGAGGCCATCGTCGCGGCCTACCACTACTGGGGTACCGACGCGCTGAATCGGCTCCGCGGCATGTTCGCGTTCGCATTGTGGGACACCGTCGAGCGCGAATTGTTCTGCGCCAGGGACCCGTTCGGCATCAAGCCGCTGTTCATGGCCACCGGGCCGGGCGGCACCGCGGTGGGTAGCGAGAAGAAGTGCCTGCTCGACCTCGCCGGCCCGCTAGGACTGGATCTGGGCATCGACGAACGGGCGGTGCAGCACTACACGGTGCTGCAGTACGTACCCGAACCCGAGACGCTGCATCGCGGCATCCGCAGGCTGGAGTCGGGCAGTTACGCCCGCCTGCGGCCCGGCGGCCGGCCCGAGGTGACCCGCTACTTCGTGCCGAAGTTCAACGCTGTGCCGTTCGTGAAGGGGTCCGAGCAGTCCCGGTACGACGAGATCACCGCCGCGCTTGAGGATTCTGTCGCCAAGCACATGCGCGCCGATGTCACGGTGGGTGCCTTCCTGTCCGGCGGCATCGACTCGACGGCGATCGCGGCGCTGGCGATGCGTCACAACCCCCGGCTGATCACCTTCACCACCGGCTTCGAGCGTGAGGGCTTCTCGGAGGTCGATGTCGCCGTGGCTTCCGCCGAGGCGATCGGCGCCCGGCACGTCGCCAAGGTGGTGAGTCCGGCAGAGTTCGTCGAGGCGCTGCCCGAGATCGTCTGGTATCTGGACGAACCGGTGGCCGACCCGGCCCTGGTGCCGCTGTTCTTCATCGCCCGTGAGGCGCGCAAGCACGTCAAGGTGGTGCTGTCCGGCGAGGGGGCCGACGAGCTGTTCGGCGGCTACACGATCTACCGGGAACCGTTGTCGCTCAGGCCGTTCGACTACCTGCCGCGGCCCGTACGCAAATCACTGGGCAAGGCGTCGAAGCCGCTGCCGGAGGGCATGCGGGGCAAGAGCCTGCTGCACCGCGGTTCGCTGACCCTTGAGGAGCGCTACTACGGCAATGCCCGCAGCTTCTCCGACGAGCAGCTGCGCGCGGTGCTGCCGGGCTTCCGGCAGGAATGGACGCACACCGACGTCACGGCCCCGGTGTACGCCGCGTCGCAGGGCTGGGATCCGGTGGCGCGGATGCAGCACATCGACCTGTTCACCTGGCTGCGCGGCGACATCCTGGTCAAGGCCGACAAGATGACGATGGCCAACTCGCTGGAGCTACGGGTGCCGTTCCTGGACCCCGAGGTGTTCGCGGTGGCTTCCCGGCTGCCGGTCGACCAGAAGATCACCCGCTCGACGACCAAGTACGCGCTGCGGCGCGCCCTGGAGCCGATCGTGCCGGCCCATGTGCTGAACCGGCCCAAGCTGGGCTTCCCGGTGCCGATCAGGCACTGGCTGCGCGCCGGTGAGCTGATGGACTGGGCCTACGCCATGACGGCGTCCTCAGGAGCCGGGGAGTACGTCGATCTCGCCGCGGTCCGCACCATGCTCGACGAACACCGCAGCGGCGTCAGCGATCACAGCCGCCGGTTGTGGACCGTGCTGATCTTCATGCTGTGGCACGCCATCTTCGTGGAGCACAGCGTGACCCCGCAGATCAAGGAACCGCACTACCCGGTACAGCTCTAG